The Ralstonia sp. RRA genomic interval AACGTCATGCGGTGTTGTGCGGTGGGACATCGATACATGGACGGTAACCGCCGAACGCACTGGCGAAGTCATTGAACCCGCCAAGCTCCGGGATTTCTTCGCTGGGTGCATGTCGCTGGGCGCGCATGTGGGACGCAACGAGGCCGCGTACCAGAAGTCCCGTAAAGACGTGCAGGCCTTTGTGCGAGAGGTTTTCTTTCCCGGCCATTGAGGCGGGGCAGTCAGATTCCGTCGCGCAGGTTTTTTGCCAGATCCTGAGGTGAGGTGCGCTGGTTCACGGCGTTGACGAGTTCAGCAAGAAACCATGGCAGCACGAGTTCTGTGCTCGAATCGGACAGGCCGATGCGCAGCCTCGGCTTTGAGGTCGGCTCGGCAGTCTGGTCGGATTGCACCGGCCGGCTTTGCGCAAGCATCGCCTGAAGCTCCTGATCGGAGAAGGTGGTGGACGACGTCGTGAGCGCAGAAGCGGTCATGGCTGCGGACATCAACGCCGATGCCACGACAAGGTGTTTAAGGATTGCGGCAGGCATGGAGGCCCTCCATCGACAAAAAGGACTGAATTGACGGCAATCGGCCGCAGTGACTGACTGCGCGGTTGCCGACAGCAATGATCCTCCTTCCGATGATAGTCGTGGCTTAGCGTTCCGTTTTGGTCAGGAAAGCGTAAATATCGCGCGCAATCGATCAAGTTGCCTGCGGTTGCAGCGCAATCACCGCCATGCCGATCAGCGCGATGGCCGCGCCGCCGATGTCCCACCGCGTGAGGGGAATGCCATCCACCCAGCGCAACCACACCAGCGCCACAGCGATGTACATACCGCCGTACGCCGCATACGTGCGCCCGGCCGCCGTTGGGTGCAGTGTCAGCAGCCAGGCAAACAGCGCGAGCGACGCCGCTGCCGGCAGCAGCAGCCAGATGGGCCTGCCCTGACGCAGCACGAGCCACGGCAGGTAGCAGCCGACGATTTCCGCCAGGGCGGTCACGGCAAACAGGAGGGCGATGCGGAGGAAGTCCACGAGTATGAGTCGGTGCCGGGGCAATCAGGTGAGGGTGCCGATTGTGGCATGCGCGGGCGCGGTGGTTTCTCGGTATTGTTGCGGTCTTATCCAACAACAACACGATTGGGGACCCCATGCTTGAACTCCGGCCCACCTGCGAACACTGCAACACCGCGCTGCCACCCGACGCCACCAACGCCCGCATCTGCTCGTTCGAGTGCACGTTCTGCGTGGCCTGTGCGGATGGTGTGCTCGGCAACGTGTGCCCGAACTGCGGTGGTGGTTTTACCGCGCGGCCAATCCGTCCATCCCAGAACTGGAAGAACGGCAATTTTCTTGGCAACCATCCAGCCAGTGCCACGGTCAAGCATCGGCCGGCCGACTTGGCCGCGCATGCGCAATTGGCGGCCGCCGTCGGGGCGACCCCACCAGAGAAGCGCTAACGCCCAGCGCAGGTTAGTGCGAAGCTGCCGGCGGCAGCACTTGCGTGACCGTAAACCCGCGTGCCGCCATGAGGGCCGGCAACCCCTGCGACCCGATCATATGCAGCGCGCCCACGGCGCCAAACACACGTTGGCCACGCGCATGCACGCGGGCAATGTTGTCGGCCATGGCGCGGTTGCGGTTGGTCACCAGGCGCTTGAAGGCGCGCTTGTCCGATGGCGTCTTCAGGCAATCGCACCACTGCGGATAGCGCTCCAGCGTGCTGAGGTCGCTATCGGCCCAGGCGTTGGCGAGCGTGAGGGTTTGCGTGCGCGCCTCGCCTGATTCAATGGCGTCGAGCTCCGTGTCGAACTGCTGCACCATTTCATTCTTCGGCACGATCTCGTCCAGCACACGCAGTTGGTCGGCCAGGGTTTCCAGCGGCACGATGGTCAGGTGGACGCTGTTGGCGTAGGTGGTCAGGAACAGGTCGATGCCGAAATCGGGGTAGAGCCCGTCAGCGCGCAGCCCCAGTGCTGACAATGAGGCGAGTTGCATGATCGGCTGGAACTTGCGGATCTGCGTGAGCGCGGCATCGGGCAGGCACGCGGCAGCGATGAGCTTGTCGAGGCGCTCGCCGCGGCGGCCGCTTGTCAGGCGGACATCGTCCTTGGTCGTGCGCGCAGCGAATGCCTTGCGGCTGCCTTCCTTGTCGAGCAGGTTGAGCTCAAGTGCAACGGCATCGCTTTGCTTGAGCGCATCGCGAACGGTGGGCCCAGGCAGCATCCAGTCGGCGCGCGCAACGTGGATCGTGCCGTACAGCCACGATGTGCGGCCGTCCTTTTCGATGCGCCAGAGCAGGCCATGGTCGGTGGCGCGCTGGGCGGCGGCGGCCCAGCCGTCTTTGGGGATGGAGTCAGACGCAGGCGGCGGGCAGGCACTTGCGGTTTGCGGTGATACGTCTTGCGCCGTGGCGGTGCCGATGCCCGACAACAGGCAGAGCGCCGCCGCAAGCGTGCGCCACAGGGTGCGATTGCGTGCCATGACTCTTCCCCGAGAAATCTTGTGATTTTGTGAGTGTGATGCTTGCAGTTTAGCGGGCGCCGGCCATCGCGTCCCATGCCGCCATCGCGCAATCGACGGTGGCGAGCAGTGCATCACGCGGGGCGCCATCGCGCGCCTGGATCGACAGGCCGTTGAGCACCGTGGCGTAGTAGCCGCCCAGCGCATCGGCGTTGGTGGTGGCGGGCACATCGCCCTCGTCGATGCCGCGGCGGATGCGGGCGCGGATGGCGTCGATGGTCTCCAGCCGGATCGCGCGCATGTCTTCCTGCACCTGCTGGTTGGGCGCGGAGCACAGCAGCGCGCCGAGCACGACCATGCAGCCGCGCGGCGCGTCCGGTTGGCTGAAGGCGAGGGCGTTGCTGCGCAGGAGCGCGTCGATCGATTCGCGGGCGGTGGCAGGTTCGGTCAGCGCAATGGCGGTGGTGCTGCCCGCCGTCTGCCGGTAGAGCGCGACTGCCTCGCGGAAGAGTGCTTCCTTTGAGCCGAACGCGGCATAAAAGCTTGGCGCAGTGATGCCACCCATTGCTGCCTTGAGGTCGTCGAGCGTGGTGCCTTCGTAGCCGCGCGCCCAGAACACGGTCATGGCCTGGCGCAGGGCGGTGTCGCGATCAAAGGTGCGGGGGCGTCCGCGTGTTGCCATGATGACTTCCTGAAATCCCTATTTCTGTACTGGGCAATATATTAATTCTTGACGCCCGTCATGTCGTGCCCTTAATTTGTATACCGGTCGATACATAAATAAGGGTTGCGCCTTTGAACACCACAACACATCAACACCCGCAGCATGCCAGGCGCTGGCTGGTGCTGGCCGCGGTCTGCATGGCGGGGCTGATCCTGCCGCTGTCCTTTACCGGCGCGGCGGTGGCCACACCAGCCATCGGGCGCACGCTGGGCGGTAGCGCCACGGCGCTCAACTGGGTGGTCAACGGCTTCATGCTGGCCTTCGGCAGTTGCCTGATGGTGGCGGGGGCCATGGCTGATGCGTTCGGGCGCAAGCGTATTTTTGCGAGTGGCATCGCCTTGTTTGTGCTCGCGTCGATTGGCGTGGCGGTGGCGCCCGGTGTGACTGCCATCGGCTGGCTGCGTGGGCTGCAGGGCGTGGCGGCTGCGATGTCGATGGCCGGCGGCTCAGCGGCACTCGCACAGGAGTTTGACGGGCACGCGCGCATCCGCGCCTTCAGCCTGCTTGGCACGACGTTTGGCGTGGGGCTGGCCTTTGGGCCGTTGATTGCCGGTGCGTTGATTCAGGCGGCGGGCTGGCGCGCGATCTTCGCGTTGTGCGCGGTGGTAGGCACATTGGCTTTCGTGTTTGGCGTGCCACGCATGCGTGAAACGCGCGACCCCGATGCGCGCGGCGTGGATTGGGCCGGTGCGGCCAGCTTCACGGCCACGCTGGTCCTGCTGACCTGGGCGCTGATGGAGGCGCCGGAGCGCGGCTGGGCAGATGGTGCGGTGCTGATGCTGTTCGCGGCGGCAGTGATCGGGCTGGTGGCGTTCATCGTGATCGAGCAGCGCGTGTCCCGACCGATGCTGGACTTGTCGTTGTTCCGCTTCCGGCGCTTTGTCGGCGTGCAGTTCCTGCCGATTGCCACGGCGTGCTACGTGGTGATGCTGGTTGTATTGCCCGCGCGCCTGATCGGCATCGAAGGGCAGAGCGAGACCCAAGCCGGCATCACGATGATCGCGCTGTCGCTGCCCTTGCTGATGGTGCCGCTGCTGGCGGTGCAACTGGCGCACCGGTGGTCGGCGGCAACGCTCACTTGCGCGGGGCTGCTGGTGGCAGCGGTGGGTTTCTGGTGGCTGGGTGATGTCGCCCCGGGCGCTGCTGCCACCGCGTGGATCGCGCCGATGCTGCTCACGGGCTTTGGCACTGGTTTCGCCTGGGGGCTGATGGATGGCCTCTCGGTGAGCGTGGTGCCCAAGGAGCGCGCCGGCATGGCGACCGGCATCTTCAGTACCACCCGTGTGGCCGGCGAGGCGATTGCGCTGGCCGTGGTGGGTGCCGCTCTCACCGCGCTGATCGTTGCGCAGACAGGCACGTCCGGCACCGTGAGCGCGGCGGCATGGATGGAGGCTGCGCACCGCACCGCCATGGGCAATGTTTCAGCGGCACTGACGCTGCTGCCGGCGGGCTCGGGGCCCATGCTCACCGCGGCATATGGCGTGGCGTTTGCGCAGCTCGCGCATGCGCTGGCCGTGGTGTCCGTTGTGTCGGCAGCGGTTGTCTGGGGGCTGCTTGGGCGCTCGCGGGCGGCGCTGTCGGTCGCCACTGAATCGGTCTAGCACCGGCCACCTTTCCCACATCAAGACGAGGCACCTCATGCTCCAAGCCAGCGACACGTTGGATGGCTCCTTCCCGTTTGCCCCGCACTTTACGGATGCCCCGGGTTTCCCGATGCACTACGTCGATGAAGGCCCGCGCGATGGGCACGTCATCCTGTGCCTGCATGGCGAGCCGACGTGGGGCTACCTGTTCCGGCATCTGATTGCCGCGCTGCGTGGCGCGCATCGCGTGGTGGTTCCCGACCACATGGGCTTTGGCAAGAGCGCCACGCCGCAAGACCGCAACTACTGGCTGCAAGACCACGTCGACAACCTCGAACGCTTCGTGCTGGCGCTGGATCTGCGCGAGATCACGCTGGTCATGCACGACTTTGGCGGGCCGGTGGGAATGGGGTTGGCGGCGCGCCATCCTGATCGCATTCGCCGTGTGATCTCCATCAACGGGCCAGCGCCGTTCGGCCAGCCCAGCCTGCTCGAACGGCTGACGGCAAACGCGCAGGTGTCGCCGTGGTTTCAGTGGGTCGCGCGTGCGCAGTCCGAAGGGCGTCTCGACACCGTGCTGGGGGAGCTTGGCTACAACATCCTCAGCACGCTCAAACTCAACGGTTTCGAGAACCACGCATGCATCAATAACACGTGGCTGCGTGCTTATGGCGCACCGTTCTCCACGCCTGACGAATGCGCGGGCGCGATCGGCTGGGCCAAGGGGTTTGCTACAGGAGCGCATCAATTCGAGATGCCGGATGCGGTGGCCAGGCAGGCCATCCAATCCAAACCGGCCCTGGCGATCTGGGGGATGGCCGACCGCACGCTGCATGCCGAGCATTTCCTGCCGCTGTTCAGCGAGCTGTTTCCGCAGGCACCCGTTCACAAGCTGGGCGGAGTGGGGCACTACAGCCTGGAGGATGCGCCGGAACCGATCGCGGCGCTTGTGACTGCATTCCTCCAGCAACCGTAGCCTCTATGGACTCAAGCGCGGCGGCACGGCGTGTGCGCCGCGCGTTTCGCGAAACCACAGCGCCAGGCTTTCGTCTTCCAGCGCATACGCGCCGCGCGATTCCTTCCAGATCAGGTTCTTGTCGCGCAGCGCGTCGAGCGCGGCTTGCACCGTGGCGGTGGAGAAATCACTGTGGCCAAGACGGGCGGCGTAGGCCTTCATCGCGTCTTCCGAGAACGGCGAGTAACCTTGCCCGCGCTCGATCAGCACCGCCAGCACGGTGCGCTGGATCTCGGTCAACGCGCTGTACTCGCTTTCGATTTCGCCCCAGATGCGGTCACGAAAGCCCTGCGCGCCGCGCTTGAGCAGCTCGCCCAGGCTGGCGGCCTCGCCCAGTTCCAGCGCGATCTCGCTGACGATGCCCTTGAGCATCTCGGGCCGGTGTCCGACCAGTTGGAAGGCGGCAAAGATGTCGTCTTCCTTGAACTGGTTGTTGGGCGCCAGGTGCTGGTTGACCCACGCGGTATAGGCCGACACATAGGCGCGGCCCAGCAGGGGAAAGTTGGTCACGCGCGAGCCGAAGAACGGCTGCGTGCGGTTGAGCAGCAGGTTGGCGAGCTTGTCGCGGTTCGAGCCCGTAAAGACCAGGAACAGGCGCGGCGCTTCTACACCCTGGTTCATCTGGTCGCGCGCGGCCTTGAGCGCAAACATGGCATTGGTGCCCGCCTCGGTGGACAGCGCGTGCTGCGCCTCGTCGATGATCAGCACGATCGGCCGCTGCACTGCCTTGTAGAGCACATCCAGCGCATCAGCCAGGGTAATGCCGGGCGGCAGCCCGATCTTGCCCAGGTTGAAGGTGAAGGCGCGCAGTACCTCCACCTTCTCCATGCCGGCCTGCTTGGCCAGCTTGGCGATCGGTCCGTCGAATTCAGACAGCTTCGACTTGATGGCGTCGGCAATCAGATGGCCGGGGTCGCGGGCGCGGTCGGCCCAGAGGTCGACATAGATGGCGATCCACTTGCGGCGCTCGACTTCGGGCACGAGGTCTTCGCGCAGGAACGTGCTTTTGCCGGTGCGCCGGGGTGCCGCCAGGAATAGGCCGGAGCGGGCATCGGCCAGGCCCTTGCCCTCCAGGCTGTCGCACAGCGTGTGGGCGAGATCCTGGCGGTGGAAGTTGAAGCGGCCAGTGTCGGTGTCCGAATCGGTGGGTGCCATCGCTTTAGACTCGATTATGGATTGTGGTATAAATTATAGCTAACTCCATAATTAAGGATAAATCCCAGCGGACTGCAACTTGATCTGCCCGATTTGTACGCTGCGCGACAGTACGTCGCAGGCAAAACGGGGAACCATGTGCAGCGCTATACTCCTCGGACTCCATCGTCCCACCCCATGCTCCATCGCCGCTGGCTCGCTCTCGTCTGGCTTGCGATCGTACTGAATGTACTGTCGCCGGTGCTCGCTTCCGCACGCGCGGCAGCCACGGGCACGCTCGCCGTCGACCTGTGCAGCGCAACGGCCCCGCATGGCAGCACGGTGCAGGTGACCATTGACCTGCAAGGCAATGGCTCCAGCGAGGATTCGGCTGCCCACCACAGTGTGGCGCACTGCCTGTACTGCCCGGGGTTTGCCGCCGGGTTTGCGCTGGCATCACCGCCGGCGCTGGAAGTGCCCACCGCCCATTTCATCTATCGCGTGCGGCAGCCGGCCAGCCCGGCACCCGTGTATGCGCGCAGTGCGCTGCGCGTGGCCGAGTCGCGCGCGCCGCCTCTGTCTCCGTCGTTGTCGATCTGATGCGCCCGCGGGGTTGAGCCTCGCGGCGCTTTTGCGTCTGGCCGCACGCAGGTTCGCGTGCATGGCCAGCGCCATCGCAATCCGGAGACCACCTCGATGTCATTCCACAAGCGCGCTGTGGCTGCCCGCCCCAAGCGCACACTGGTGTGCCGTGCAGCGCTCGCCCTAAGCGCAGCGGCACCGCTGTCCATTTTTGCCGCCGAAGATGCCGCGCAAGCCCCTGAGCTTGTTGCCCAGGAGCTTGCGCCCACCGTGGTACGCGCCAACGCCGCGCCCGCGCCGTTCGCCCGCAACACGCCGGCCGTGGTGCAGACCGTCACCGCTGACCAACTGGCCGACCGCAACGTCGTCACCACCGAAGACGCCGTCAAATACCAACCGAACGTGATGGTGCGTCGCCGCTTCATTGGCGATCGCAACTCCATCTTTGCCGGCCGTGACTTCAACGAGATTCAGAGCGCGCGCGGCCTGCTGTATGCCGACGGCATCCTGCTTTCCAACCTGCTGGGCTCCAGCTACACCTTCCCGCCACGCTGGTCGATGGTCGGGCCGGATGATCTGGCGCGCGTCGATATTCTGTACGGGCCGTTCTCGGCACTGCTGCCGGGCAATTCGATGGGCACGACCATTTCGATGACGTTGCGCAAGCCCGAGACCTTCGAAGCCGCCGCACAAACGCAGGTCATGAGCCAGCGCTTCAGCGATGCCTACGGCTTCTCGCGCAACGTCACCGGCAACCATGAGAGCGCATCGCTGGGCGATCGCATTGGCAAGTTCTGGTATGCGCTGTCGGTCGATCGGCTGGAAAACGACAGCCAGCCGATGCAGTACGCCACGCCCAATTCCAGGTTCGCCCAGGGCGGCACGCCGGTGCCGGTAACCGGCGCCAAGCAAGACCTCGGCCCCAATGGACTGCCGCGCGTGATTCTCGGGCCGCAGATGCTTGAGCGCACGCAGCAATTGCAAGAGACGCTGCGCATGGGCTATGTCTTCAGCGAAAGCCTGGAGGCATCGCTGACGCTCGGCCACTGGGAGAACCACTACAACGATCAGGCGCTGAGCTTCCTGCGCGATGCGGCGGGCAACGTTGTGACGGGCGGCAATGTGCTCATCAACGGCACGCCGTACACCATCGCCCAGAACGCCTTTGCCCCGCAGAACGGCGACCAGGAAAACTGGCTCTATGGCCTGGGCGTCAAGGGCAAGCTTGGCGGCTGGAAGATCGACGCCAATGCCTCGGCCTACAACGTCACCCGCGACATCCTGCGCGCTTCCAACACGGCGGCCGGCAACGGCCCCGGCACGGTGTTCTACGGCGATGGCACGGGCTGGTCCAACTTTGACGTGAAGGCCGTCTCACCCACGGTGTCCGGCCACACCTTCACTACCGGCTACCACTACGACCAGTACCACCTGCGCAACCAGACCTTCAACGCGACCAACTGGTCGGCCGGGGCGATTTCAACGCTCAAGTCCAGCTACCAGGGCGATACGCAGACGCAGGCCGTCTTCCTGCAAGACGCCTGGGCCTTTGCGCCGCGCTGGCTGGCGACGCTGGGCCTGCGTTATGAAACCTGGCGCGCCTACAACGGCCAGCTTGGCAACGGCAATGCCACGCTAGGCTACGCCAGTCGCACCGAAGACGCGTTCAGCCCCAAGGCCGCGCTGCAATGGCAGGCCACGCAAGACACGCTGCTGCGCCTGTCGTATGGCCGTGCGGTGCGTTTCCCGACGGTGTCGGAGTTGTTCCAGGGGGCGATCAGCGGCAACACCATCGTCAACAACGACCCCAACCTCAAGCCCGAGCGCGCCAACGACTTCGACTTCACCGTCGAGCAGGCCGTGCCCTACGGCACGCTGCGCACGAGCCTGTTCCAGAGTGATGTGCGCGACAGCATCTACACGCAGACCAACATCCTGGTCACGCCCAACGTGACCAACGTGCAGAACGTTGACCGCGTGCGCACGCGCGGTATCGAACTTGCTTATTCCGGGCAGGACGTGATGCGCGATGTGGGCGTACGCGGCGTCGACGTGGAAGCCAACGTGGCCTTCACGCAAGCGAAGACGCTGGCCGATGCTGCCAACCCCACCTACGTCGACAAGACCTGGCCGCGCATGCCCCGTGTGCGTGCCAACCTGTTCGCGAGCTGGCACGCCACGCCGGATTGGGCGGTGGGCGCGGGTGTACGCTATTCGGGCCGGCAATACGGCACGCTCGACAACACCGATGTGCTGCCCAATGTCTACGGCGGCACCAGTAGCTTCTTCACGGTGGACCTGAAAGCCAGCTATCGCATCGACAAGCACTTCACGCTGGCGCTCGGCGTCGACAACCTGACGGATCGGAAGTATTTCGTGTACCACCCGTACCCGTCGCGCACGTTCTATGGGCAACTGAAATGGCGTCTGTAATGCACTCGATTTCTCCGTTGTTCCGATGGACCGCTGGGTTGCTGCTGGCGTTGGCAAGTACGTTGGCATTCGCGCACGAAGGGCACGATCACGGTGCCATGGCCGGCAAGGCCGCCGCCAAACCGCAACTCGCCACCACGGCCGCGTTTGATAAGGCGGGCCGGTTGTGGGTGACCTGGGCAGAAGGGCAGCACGTGGTGGTTGCGTCGTCCGACGACCTCGGCAAGACGCTCTCCAAGCCGCAGCGCATCAACCCGCAGCCGGAGCCGATCTACACCGACGGCGAGAATCGCCCGAAGGTGATCGCCAGCCCGGATGGCGCGCTGTATGTGAGCTGGTCGCGCCCGCTCGAAGCGCCGTACACGGGCTACGTGCGCTTCTCGCGCTCGCTGGATGGCGGCAAAACGTGGAGCGCGCCCATCGTCGTTCACCATGATCGCCAGCCGATCACGCACCGCTTCGATTCGATTGCGGTGGACGGCGACGGCCGCATCTTCGTCACGTGGATCGATAAGCGTGACCTGCTGCGTGCGCAGGCGGCCAAGCAGCCGTATGACGGTGCGGCGCTGTACTACACCGTCTCCACCGACCGGGGCGCCACATTCGCACCGGAGCGCAAGGTGATCGACCAGACCTGCGAGTGCTGCCGCATTGCGCTGGCGCCGGATGCTAATGGCCACATGCTCGCGCTGTGGCGCAACGTGTTTGCCGGGCAGATTCGCGATCACGCGCTGGCGACCTTGCCCGTCGACAACACGCCGTTTGCCATCACGCGCGCGACGTTTTCCGAGTGGCGTGTGGATGCCTGCCCGCACCACGGTCCAGCGCTGGTCGTGACGGCCGATGGTGTGCGGCACATGGCGTGGTTCTCGGTGCAACAGGAGAAGCCGGGGCTGTTCTACAGCCGACTCTCGGCGGATGGCCGACCGATTGGCGGTGCCTGGGCGTTTGCCGGTTCCGCGCAAGCGGGTGCACAGGCATCGCACCCGGCGTTGCTGGCTGCCGACGGAACGCTGTGGCTCGCCTGGAAGCAGTTTGCCGATGACCACATGCAGATCCTGTTGCGCAAGTCGACCGATGGCGGCGCGCACTGGACAGCGCTGGTCAGCCTGGCGCGCACCGATAGCGGCAGCGACCACCCGCAACTGCTTGCACGCGACGGCCACATCTACCTGTCGTGGCGCACGCAGGTCGAACGCTATCGGCTGATCGACGCGACCCATGCTGTTCCCGCCAATGCAACGCTGGAGGCTGCGCTATGAACATCCGCTTGAAGACGCTGGCGATGGGGTTGGCGCTGACTGCCGCCGCCTTTGTCGCGCAGGCCGCCGAAGCGCTGCACTTCCAACCGCTGCTTGCGCGTGATGTGCCAGCGCTGCTGCAGACCCCGCGTGCTCGCCCGCTCATCGTCGAGATCTGGTCGCTCGATTGCAGCTACTGCCGCGAGAACATCGGTCGTATCGCGCAATGGCGACGCACCGCCAAGCGGAACGTGGACGTGGTGATGGTGGCGATGGACGGCCCGGAACAGGCCGACATGATGAACCGCGCGTTGGCGCCGCTGGCGCGTGACAGCAAGGTCGGCCTTGCACATATGCCGCAATACGCCAACGCCGAGGCCATGCCCGAGCGCATGCGCGCTGCGCTGGACCCCGGCTGGCAAGGCGAGATGCCGCGCACGATCATCCTGCGTGCCGACGGCAAGCGTCATGCATCGAGCGGTCTGCTCACGCCAGAGACCCTGGATGCGGCGCTCGCGCACTAAGCTCCCTTAACCTAGCTGGAGGAACGCTCTGAAATAATCCCGGCCCCAATTCA includes:
- a CDS encoding TonB-dependent receptor gives rise to the protein MSFHKRAVAARPKRTLVCRAALALSAAAPLSIFAAEDAAQAPELVAQELAPTVVRANAAPAPFARNTPAVVQTVTADQLADRNVVTTEDAVKYQPNVMVRRRFIGDRNSIFAGRDFNEIQSARGLLYADGILLSNLLGSSYTFPPRWSMVGPDDLARVDILYGPFSALLPGNSMGTTISMTLRKPETFEAAAQTQVMSQRFSDAYGFSRNVTGNHESASLGDRIGKFWYALSVDRLENDSQPMQYATPNSRFAQGGTPVPVTGAKQDLGPNGLPRVILGPQMLERTQQLQETLRMGYVFSESLEASLTLGHWENHYNDQALSFLRDAAGNVVTGGNVLINGTPYTIAQNAFAPQNGDQENWLYGLGVKGKLGGWKIDANASAYNVTRDILRASNTAAGNGPGTVFYGDGTGWSNFDVKAVSPTVSGHTFTTGYHYDQYHLRNQTFNATNWSAGAISTLKSSYQGDTQTQAVFLQDAWAFAPRWLATLGLRYETWRAYNGQLGNGNATLGYASRTEDAFSPKAALQWQATQDTLLRLSYGRAVRFPTVSELFQGAISGNTIVNNDPNLKPERANDFDFTVEQAVPYGTLRTSLFQSDVRDSIYTQTNILVTPNVTNVQNVDRVRTRGIELAYSGQDVMRDVGVRGVDVEANVAFTQAKTLADAANPTYVDKTWPRMPRVRANLFASWHATPDWAVGAGVRYSGRQYGTLDNTDVLPNVYGGTSSFFTVDLKASYRIDKHFTLALGVDNLTDRKYFVYHPYPSRTFYGQLKWRL
- a CDS encoding DUF2946 domain-containing protein, whose product is MLHRRWLALVWLAIVLNVLSPVLASARAAATGTLAVDLCSATAPHGSTVQVTIDLQGNGSSEDSAAHHSVAHCLYCPGFAAGFALASPPALEVPTAHFIYRVRQPASPAPVYARSALRVAESRAPPLSPSLSI
- a CDS encoding TetR/AcrR family transcriptional regulator — its product is MATRGRPRTFDRDTALRQAMTVFWARGYEGTTLDDLKAAMGGITAPSFYAAFGSKEALFREAVALYRQTAGSTTAIALTEPATARESIDALLRSNALAFSQPDAPRGCMVVLGALLCSAPNQQVQEDMRAIRLETIDAIRARIRRGIDEGDVPATTNADALGGYYATVLNGLSIQARDGAPRDALLATVDCAMAAWDAMAGAR
- a CDS encoding TraB/GumN family protein, with product MARNRTLWRTLAAALCLLSGIGTATAQDVSPQTASACPPPASDSIPKDGWAAAAQRATDHGLLWRIEKDGRTSWLYGTIHVARADWMLPGPTVRDALKQSDAVALELNLLDKEGSRKAFAARTTKDDVRLTSGRRGERLDKLIAAACLPDAALTQIRKFQPIMQLASLSALGLRADGLYPDFGIDLFLTTYANSVHLTIVPLETLADQLRVLDEIVPKNEMVQQFDTELDAIESGEARTQTLTLANAWADSDLSTLERYPQWCDCLKTPSDKRAFKRLVTNRNRAMADNIARVHARGQRVFGAVGALHMIGSQGLPALMAARGFTVTQVLPPAASH
- a CDS encoding YnfA family protein, with the translated sequence MDFLRIALLFAVTALAEIVGCYLPWLVLRQGRPIWLLLPAAASLALFAWLLTLHPTAAGRTYAAYGGMYIAVALVWLRWVDGIPLTRWDIGGAAIALIGMAVIALQPQAT
- a CDS encoding DUF1272 domain-containing protein; the encoded protein is MLELRPTCEHCNTALPPDATNARICSFECTFCVACADGVLGNVCPNCGGGFTARPIRPSQNWKNGNFLGNHPASATVKHRPADLAAHAQLAAAVGATPPEKR
- a CDS encoding redoxin domain-containing protein: MNIRLKTLAMGLALTAAAFVAQAAEALHFQPLLARDVPALLQTPRARPLIVEIWSLDCSYCRENIGRIAQWRRTAKRNVDVVMVAMDGPEQADMMNRALAPLARDSKVGLAHMPQYANAEAMPERMRAALDPGWQGEMPRTIILRADGKRHASSGLLTPETLDAALAH
- a CDS encoding sialidase family protein, translating into MHSISPLFRWTAGLLLALASTLAFAHEGHDHGAMAGKAAAKPQLATTAAFDKAGRLWVTWAEGQHVVVASSDDLGKTLSKPQRINPQPEPIYTDGENRPKVIASPDGALYVSWSRPLEAPYTGYVRFSRSLDGGKTWSAPIVVHHDRQPITHRFDSIAVDGDGRIFVTWIDKRDLLRAQAAKQPYDGAALYYTVSTDRGATFAPERKVIDQTCECCRIALAPDANGHMLALWRNVFAGQIRDHALATLPVDNTPFAITRATFSEWRVDACPHHGPALVVTADGVRHMAWFSVQQEKPGLFYSRLSADGRPIGGAWAFAGSAQAGAQASHPALLAADGTLWLAWKQFADDHMQILLRKSTDGGAHWTALVSLARTDSGSDHPQLLARDGHIYLSWRTQVERYRLIDATHAVPANATLEAAL
- a CDS encoding MFS transporter, which encodes MAGLILPLSFTGAAVATPAIGRTLGGSATALNWVVNGFMLAFGSCLMVAGAMADAFGRKRIFASGIALFVLASIGVAVAPGVTAIGWLRGLQGVAAAMSMAGGSAALAQEFDGHARIRAFSLLGTTFGVGLAFGPLIAGALIQAAGWRAIFALCAVVGTLAFVFGVPRMRETRDPDARGVDWAGAASFTATLVLLTWALMEAPERGWADGAVLMLFAAAVIGLVAFIVIEQRVSRPMLDLSLFRFRRFVGVQFLPIATACYVVMLVVLPARLIGIEGQSETQAGITMIALSLPLLMVPLLAVQLAHRWSAATLTCAGLLVAAVGFWWLGDVAPGAAATAWIAPMLLTGFGTGFAWGLMDGLSVSVVPKERAGMATGIFSTTRVAGEAIALAVVGAALTALIVAQTGTSGTVSAAAWMEAAHRTAMGNVSAALTLLPAGSGPMLTAAYGVAFAQLAHALAVVSVVSAAVVWGLLGRSRAALSVATESV
- a CDS encoding alpha/beta fold hydrolase codes for the protein MLQASDTLDGSFPFAPHFTDAPGFPMHYVDEGPRDGHVILCLHGEPTWGYLFRHLIAALRGAHRVVVPDHMGFGKSATPQDRNYWLQDHVDNLERFVLALDLREITLVMHDFGGPVGMGLAARHPDRIRRVISINGPAPFGQPSLLERLTANAQVSPWFQWVARAQSEGRLDTVLGELGYNILSTLKLNGFENHACINNTWLRAYGAPFSTPDECAGAIGWAKGFATGAHQFEMPDAVARQAIQSKPALAIWGMADRTLHAEHFLPLFSELFPQAPVHKLGGVGHYSLEDAPEPIAALVTAFLQQP